From Trichoderma atroviride chromosome 1, complete sequence, one genomic window encodes:
- a CDS encoding mitochondrial 54S ribosomal protein mL44 (BUSCO:EOG092D3DOE), whose translation MTPARSNSARSAPAETCEKAELAAEPALQQLDSLSSSPSGANPPLRPPLPTTLQTSTHSDPPLPAPSFDRAAQSAKLAALHARLSLPRKIPLQTLARALVTPSADANPNFNNSNLAYLGSTIINYHVYEYLVCKWPRLPMAILYEALRAYAGDASLQQIARRWGVESAAAPGEEVDPGLLQWKAGDEQMVNTRWGYIRAEAAKGQAWRRGLSSRVVLDDDFGDQVSSSEPEKLEYSGLQSEAFGSVVRAVIGAIYTHCGREEVKSFVKSHILSRELDPSKLFEFKLPTRELAMLCAREGFEAPVARLESETGRLSRTPVYVVGIYSGKEKLGEGAGPSLDVARRKASMESLKAWYLYSPGNKVRVPSDMMEEGARPWTAPHIDIGEII comes from the exons ATGACGCCGGCCCGAAGTAATTCCGCCCGTAGTGCGCCCGCCGAAACTTGCGAAAAAGCAGA GCTCGCTGCGGAGCCGGCATTGCAGCAACTAGACAgcctctcttcctcgccgTCCGGTGCCAATCCACCTCTCCGGCCGCCACTGCCAACGACTCTCCAGACCTCGACTCACAGCGACCCCCCCCTCCCCGCACCCTCATTCGACCGTGCTGCGCAGtccgccaagctcgccgcccTACATGCGCGACTCTCCCTCCCCAGAAAGATCCCTCTCCAGACCCTGGCGAGGGCCCTGGTAACGCCGTCCGCCGACGCCAAccccaacttcaacaacTCGAACCTCGCCTACCTGGGAAGCACAATCATCAACTACCATGTCTACGAGTATCTTGTCTGCAAGTGGCCCCGCCTGCCCATGGCCATCCTATACGAGGCTCTGAGAGCATATGCCGGTGATGCGTCCCTGCAGCAAATCGCGCGAAGGTGGGGCGTGGAGTCTGCAGCTGCACCCGGCGAGGAGGTCGATCCTGGTCTGCTGCAGTGGAAGGCGGGTGATGAGCAGATGGTCAACACACGGTGGGGCTATATCCGTGCGGAAGCAGCCAAGGGACAGGCCTGGAGACGAGGACTGAGTAGCCGCGTGGTCCTggacgacgactttggcGATCAGGTCAGCAGCTCCGAGCCCGAGAAGCTCGAGTACAGCGGTCTTCAGAGCGAAGCGTTTGGATCCGTTGTTCGGGCTGTCATTGGTGCCATTTATACCCACTGCGGCCGTGAGGAGGTCAAGTCTTTTGTCAAATCACACATCTTATCCCGAGAACTCGACCCTTCCAAACTCTTTGAGTTTAAGCTACCAACCCGCGAATTGGCCATGCTGTGTGCCCGAGAGGGCTTCGAGGCTCCCGTTGCGCGATTGGAGAGTGAGACTGGTCGATTGTCTCGCACTCCCGTTTACGTGGTGGGTATCTACAGCGGCAAGGAGAAGCTCGGAGAAGGCGCCGGCCCTAGCTTGGATGTAGCTCGCCGGAAGGCCTCCATGGAATCACTCAAAGCCTGGTACCTGTACAGCCCAGGAAACAAAGTACGAGTGCCCAGTGACATGATGGAAGAGGGCGCCAGACCTTGGACAGCGCCACACATCGACATTGGTGAAATCATCTAA
- a CDS encoding uncharacterized protein (EggNog:ENOG41~TransMembrane:1 (o6-26i)), with the protein MVSTAGGIVIAIVVILVAAAIGWVVFSQLRARRLGLPPPSLSSYLPWRKPDTPYGPPKPARGGVVGWFNDIVRKFKHRNDRSAAGAYEQSGPRGNRGFGPLDPDDAWDARVGNEADGYGYYEQELGGHTEYTGASYDSGHLGSVPAAHVGYNEDVERGRRPSRDAGAATAATASQRNPFDDDAQTSLRGVSPRPMDAPGGAAHKTGERPGSSGSSFAERRSIFREDV; encoded by the exons ATGGTTTCGACCGCGGGAGGCATCGTCATCGCGATTGTGGTGATTCTAGTGGCGGCGGCCATTGGATGGGTTGTGTTTTCGCAACTGCGAGCGCGGAGACTAGGa CTCCCACCTCCCAGCTTATCATCATACCTACCATGGCGTAAACCAGACACGCCGTACGGACCCCCGAAGCCGGCTcgcggcggcgtcgtcggcTGGTTCAACGACATTGTGCGCAAGTTCAAGCACCGCAACGACCGGTCAGCAGCCGGCGCCTACGAGCAGTCTGGCCCTCGAGGCAACCGCGGCTTTGGGCCTCTGGATCCGGACGATGCGTGGGACGCGAGAGTCGGCAACGAGGCGGATGGATACGGCTACTACGAGCAGGAGCTGGGAGGACACACCGAGTACACGGGCGCGAGCTACGACAGCGGCCATCTCGGCTCAGTGCCCGCCGCGCATGTGGGCTACAACGAGGACGTGGAGCGAGGCAGACGGCCCAgtcgagatgctggagctgccacGGCGGCAACGGCGTCGCAGAGAAACCCTTtcgacgacgatgcgcaGACGAGCCTCAGGGGCGTCAGTCCTCGGCCGATGGATGCGCCGGGAGGAGCGGCGCACAAGACGGGCGAACGGCCGGGAAGTTCTGGCAGTAGCTTTGCCGAGCGGAGGTCGATATTTAGAGAAGACGTCTAA
- a CDS encoding uncharacterized protein (TransMembrane:1 (i420-437o)) codes for MRYPAKLPRPLISLNTCLRATNRPPAYLAQLDRGFFTQSKRRRDGGVDESNKLVTEKSDNGAWAYFARRFEFLSATAELEWANLSDRLVDAILPEWSKNIPMYVRKLQRELSVSPGSLADEIWQEAHDPLVNREIRYSANVRVSEELCDEEKEYLLRRKIVTRAALASYLGLKEKDINPDDVPTIAMCGSGGGLRALIAGSGSMFATEEDGLFDCVTYTAGVSGSCWLQLLYLSSFAKGSVGSLIQHLKARSSIHIAYPPTAFQSLTSLPTSKYLLSGLVEKLKGDPNADFGLVDIYGLLLGARYLVPRGELGVDARDFKLSNQRMYLRQGQHPLPIYTAVRHEIPAEEATASQDRDSLPTVEEMKKESYFQWFEITPYEFFCEEFSAGIPTWALGRRFFNGKDVPPENRFHLPEIRTPLLMGIFGSAFCATLSHYYREIRPLLRTITGFQTIDQLVSVRDDDLSKVHPIDPAIIPNFAYQMHGKLPKSTPASILDGEYIHLMDAGMSNNLPIYPLLRPGRNVDILVAFDASADIKTDNWLSVADGYARQRGIKGWPLGAGWPKDETPEQAKKELTEAQAATPAEAEHKVEEAQAKQKDLRETASKQDATKPSQQDEKFKFKPGNEKAGELGYCTVWVGTTEERTTDSPPITKPVTDDTSWQLMEPDAGLAVVYLPLLSNDKVPGVSPGTSDFLSTWNFVYTPDQIDSVVKLARANYDEGKDQIKATVRAVYERKKQLREQAETQRRLDSYTAMAKKGEESLLHHGDQFS; via the exons ATGAGATATCCCGCGAAATTACCAAGGCCGTTGATATCTCTCAACACGTGCCTACGAGCCACAAATCGTCCGCCAGCATATCTTGCTCAATTAGACCGTGGCTTCTTCACACAATCAAAAC GGAGACGAgatggcggcgttgatgagTCCAACAAACTCGTCACTGAAAAATCTGACAATGGTGCATGGGCTTACTTTGCCCGGCGGTTCGAGTTTCTATCTGCCACGGCTGAGCTTGAATGGGCCAACTTGTCGGACAGATTGGTAGATGCTATCCTTCCCGAATGGTCAAAGAATATTCCCATGTACGTGAGGAAGCTCCAAAGGGAGCTATCAGTTTCTCCAGGATCATTGGCAGATGAGATATGGCAAGAGGCTCATGACCCTTTGGTAAACCGCGAGATTCGATATTCCGCCAATGTGCGCGTCTCGGAGGAACTATGTGACGAGGAGAAAGAGTATCTTTTGCGGCGGAAAATTGTAACGCGAGCAGCTTTGGCAAGCTACCTTGGACTCAAGGAAAAGGACATCAACCCTGACGATGTGCCCACCATTGCCATGTGCGGATCGGGAGGGGGTTTGCGAGCATTAATAGCAGGGAGCGGCTCCATGTTTGCGACCGAGGAGGATGGACTATTTGACTGCGTTACTTATACCGCTGGCGTCAGTGGTTCCTGTTGGCTCCAGCTACTCTACCTCTCCTCGTTCGCAAAAGGAAGCGTTGGCTCTCTCATACAGCACTTAAAAGCAAGATCATCTATCCACATAGCATATCCACCCACTGCCTTCCAATCTCTGACGTCTTTACCGACAAGCAAATACTTACTGAGTGGACTGGTGGAGAAGTTGAAAGGAGATCCCAACGCCGACTTTGGGCTTGTCGATATATATGGACTTCTACTGGGCGCTAGATATCTGGTTCCAAGGGGTGAGCTGGGTGTCGATGCTAGAGATTTCAAGTTGTCGAATCAACGTATGTATTTGCGACAAGGACAACACCCGTTGCCCATATACACAGCAGTACGTCACGAAATCCCGGCAGAAGAGGCAACGGCCTCTCAAGACCGCGATTCATTGCCTACggtggaggagatgaagaaagagtCTTATTTTCAGTGGTTTGAGATCACCCCCTACGAGTTTTTCTGCGAGGAATTTTCAGCCGGAATACCGACGTGGGCCCTTGGCAGGCGCTTTTTTAATGGCAAAGATGTGCCACCTGAGAATCGATTTCATCTACCGGAGATCAGAACTCCTCTTCTGATGGGCATTTTTGGGAGCGCGTTTTGCGCAACTCTCAGCCACTACTATCGCGAGATTAGACCACTTCTTAGAACGATTACTGGTTTCCAAACGATAGATCAGCTGGTGTCAGTACGGGACGACGATTTGAGCAAAGTACATCCTATAGATCCTGCCATCATTCCCAATTTTGCATATCAAATGCACGGAAAGCTGCCCAAGTCAACGCCAGCGAGCATCTTGGATGGAGAGTATATCCATCTTATGGATGCGGGAATGTCGAACAACTTGCCTATATATCCATTGCTGCGGCCGGGTCGGAATGTCGACATCTTAGTCGCGTTTGATGCCTCAGCTGACATCAAAACTGATAATTGGCTTTCTGTGGCGGATGGCTACGCACGGCAACGAGGTATCAAGGGATGGCCGTTGGGAGCTGGCTGGCCCAAGGATGAGACACcagagcaagcaaaaaaggaattGACTGAAGCCCAGGCTGCTACACCTGCCGAAGCAGAACAcaaagtagaagaagcccaagctAAACAAAAGGATCTCCGCGAGACTGCATCAAAGCAAGATGCTACCAAGCCGTCACAGCAGGACGAGAAATTCAAGTTTAAGCCAGGCAACGAAAAAGCTGGGGAGCTCGGCTACTGTACTGTATGGGTAGGGACAACAGAGGAACGAACTACGGACTCCCCACCCATCACAAAGCCCGTCACCGATGACACCTCATGGCAACTGATGGAGCCCGACGCAGGCCTTGCTGTCGTCTAcctgcctcttctctccaacgACAAGGTTCCCGGCGTCTCTCCTGGCACTTCGGACTTTTTGAGCACTTGGAATTTTGTCTACACCCCTGATCAGATAGACAGCGTCGTTAAGCTCGCCCGAGCCAACTATGACGAGGGCAAGGACCAGATCAAGGCCACCGTGCGTGCCGTCTATGAGCGCAAAAAGCAGCTGCGTGAGCAGGCCGAAACGCAGCGCCGACTCGACAGCTATActgccatggccaaaaagggagaagaatctcttcttcatcacgGCGACCAATTCAGCTAG
- a CDS encoding uncharacterized protein (EggNog:ENOG41) produces MSASSQGTTRPFKGSKSSSSQNPLMEVKIDQHFKAKVYTSGSTIAGHVAVRVLKDTSFDHLDIVFVGISATRLDFVQQYPSHSFRPFLKIRMPIQESDMPQEQVFRAGNEYKIPFHFVVPHQLTIGACNHTCLSPEVRERHLRLPPSLGAWDADDQAPDMTQIEYAINAKAIKRVNGAAVKALEAHHVLKVLPSLPEDAPLDITFRDEWYKLSKTKTIRKSLFSSKTGQFTASAIQPNAVMLSADGHKSSMTSVRVNLEYAPSSAETAPPKVNSVTGKLVSTTFFSAVPIDHLPNLGSRTNCESTPCLNYTTTHSLFTLPVESMSWMQKDASSHSRRDSGYSSTVIGGDASETDHSAAEGRERQNSRGKSSKKPKLSTIKHTTDLEIPFTISNSNKKLFLPTFHSCLISRTYTLQLSLCVGPTNTAIALSVPVQVGVEMVYEPQDHELPSFESAVAEEEADAYLQPRVIHVPEPLQNDNRLPGYSELSRRTVSIA; encoded by the coding sequence ATGTCCGCTTCATCTCAAGGAACAACTCGCCCTTTCAAAGGGTCGAAAAGCAGCTCTTCACAGAATCCTCTTATGGAAGTCAAGATAGACCAGCATTTCAAAGCCAAGGTCTACACCTCTGGATCTACCATTGCTGGCCATGTTGCTGTTCGCGTCCTGAAAGACACTTCCTTCGACCATCTGGACATTGTTTTTGTTGGCATTTCTGCCACACGACTCGACTTTGTTCAGCAGTATCCTTCTCACTCTTTCAGACCCTTCTTGAAGATTCGCATGCCCATTCAAGAGTCCGACATGCCACAAGAACAGGTCTTTCGAGCCGGAAACGAGTACAAGATACCATTCCACTTTGTTGTACCTCACCAGCTCACCATTGGAGCTTGCAACCACACCTGCTTGTCACCCGAGGTACGGGAGCGACATTTACGTCTTCCCCCCAGCCTGGGAGCTTGGGATGCCGATGACCAAGCCCCAGACATGACCCAAATTGAATATGCTATTAACGCAAAGGCTATTAAGCGTGTAAACGGAGCTGCCGTAAAGGCCTTGGAAGCGCACCATGTTCTCAAAGTCCTTCCTTCGCTCCCTGAGGATGCACCCCTCGACATCACTTTTCGAGATGAGTGGTATAAGCTGTCCAAGACCAAAACCATTCGAAAGAGCCTGTTCTCGAGCAAAACGGGCCAATTCACTGCCAGTGCCATTCAGCCCAACGCTGTCATGCTTTCTGCAGACGGACACAAGTCCTCGATGACAAGTGTCCGTGTTAATTTGGAATATGCTCCATCCTCGGCTGAGACGGCACCTCCCAAGGTGAACTCTGTCACAGGAAAACTCGTATCTACCACATTCTTTAGCGCCGTGCCGATCGATCATCTGCCGAATCTGGGTAGCCGGACAAACTGCGAGAGCACTCCTTGCCTGAATTACACGACAACGCACTCGCTATTTACTCTTCCGGTGGAGTCTATGTCGTGGATGCAGAAAGACGCGTCATCGCACTCCCGCAGAGACTCGGGTTATTCGAGCACTGTTATCGGAGGAGACGCCTCCGAAACGGATCACTCGGCTGCCGAGGGAAGAGAACGACAGAATAGCAGAGGCAAAAGCTCTAAAAAGCCGAAGCTTTCGACTATCAAACACACCACCGATCTTGAAATCCCATTCACTATATCCAACTCGAACAAAAAACTTTTCTTACCAACTTTTCACTCATGTTTGATTTCTCGAACGTACACCTTGCAGCTGAGCTTGTGCGTCGGTCCCACGAATACTGCCATTGCGCTTTCGGTGCCTGTGCAAGTTGGCGTCGAAATGGTCTATGAGCCACAGGATCACGAGCTTCCCAGCTTTGAAAGCGCGGtggcggaagaagaggcagatgcgTATTTGCAGCCTCGCGTCATCCACGTTCCAGAGCCGCTGCAAAATGACAACCGGCTGCCAGGATACAGCGAACTGAGCCGAAGAACCGTTAGCATCGCTTAA
- a CDS encoding uncharacterized protein (EggNog:ENOG41), protein MTMSATTPERKSEDITSAPRRHSKEEEEAEMPSNVDHEKHEYSATLSDSDNSSTIEASERSAPGVSISRTVSEVRDGIANQRDLERGDDAIEKTPTVRIDDPNVVKWTGPDDPENPKNWLLKRKWAAVFCGEWPRVHCWQHENKE, encoded by the coding sequence ATGACAATGTCGGCAACTACTCCAGAACGCAAATCAGAGGACATCACCTCGGCACCTCGTCGTcacagcaaagaagaagaagaagccgagatGCCATCCAACGTGGACCACGAGAAGCACGAATACTCGGCAACGCTCTCCGACTCTGACAACTCGTCAACCATTGAGGCTTCTGAGCGAAGTGCGCCGGGTGTGTCCATCTCTCGAACAGTGTCCGAGGTGCGAGATGGCATTGCGAACCAGAGGGATTTGGAGCGAGGGGACGATGCGATTGAGAAGACGCCCACGGTCAGAATCGATGACCCCAACGTGGTGAAGTGGACGGGGCCTGATGACCCGGAGAATCCAAAGAACTGGCTGCTCAAGAGGAAATGGGCCGCCGTCTTTTGCGGTGAGTGGCCCCGTGTTCATTGTTGGCAACATGAGAATAAAGAATGA
- a CDS encoding uncharacterized protein (BUSCO:EOG092D3S4W), protein MSESEAVQNPTEAVAPVEETPAEETPVAPVEEQAAVEQPEVAETEKKDGPNILKTTAKIDRENLQNNRKFDATARKVTDEPEEIRKQVEFYFGDWNFPQDKFMWETCGGSENKPMPIEKIHSFKRMRIFQPYSAVVAALKESKLLEVSGEEGKEVVKRKVPYKPVPTSKAKAEAATVYVKGFGDEQPDTQFELESFFTQFGEVNGLKLRRTNENLFKGSVFVTFADEETAKNFLALDPAPKWKEHDLKIMSKHDYCEEKSDLIKQGKLVPSATTQKKFYEGRDFGKKNTRSGDQDDWKKRRDQDQKSGFRGGRGGRGGRGRGRGGRGRGGRDGGRRDRDSNRQEKPVDAAATNTKRPREDDAVVAPAAKKVDTKDE, encoded by the exons atgagCGAATCAGAGGCTGTACAGAACCCTACCGAGGCTGTTGCCCCCGTTGAGGAGACTCCCGCTGAGGAAACTCCCGTCGCTCCCGTCGAGGAACAAGCTGCGGTTGAGCAGCCTGAGGTGGCCGAGAccgaaaagaaagatggcCCCAACATTCTGAAGACGACGGCCAAGATTGACCGTGAAAACCTACAAAACAATCGCAAGTTCGATGCCACTGCCCGCAAGGTGACTGATGAGCCCGAGGAAATCAGAAAACAG GTTGAGTTTTACTTTGGCGACTGGAACTTCCCTCAAGACAAGTTCATGTGGGAGACTTGCGGAGGCTCAGAGAACAAGCCGATGCCGATCGAGAAAATCCACTCCTTTAAACGCATGCGAATCTTCCAACCTTACAGTGCTGTCGTTGCTGCTCTCAAGGAGAGCAAGCTCCTCGAAGTCTCTGGGGAGGAAGGCAAAGAGGTGGTTAAACGCAAGGTCCCCTATAAGCCTGTCCCCacctccaaggccaaggccgaggcgGCCACTGTCTACGTGAAGGGATTCGGAGACGAGCAGCCGGACACTCAGTTCGAACTCGAAAGCTTCTTTACCCAGTTTGGTGAAGTCAACGGCTTGAAGCTTCGCCGTACCAACGAGAACCTGTTTAAAGGTTCCGTCTTCGTCACCTTTGCCGATGAGGAAACAGCCAAGAACTTCCTTGCCTTGGACCCTGCTCCCAAGTGGAAGGAGCACGACCTGAAGATCATGTCTAAGCATGATTACTgcgaggagaagagtgaTCTTATCAAGCAAGGAAAGCTTGTCCCAAGCGCGACGACACAAAAGAAATTCTACGAAGGTCGTGattttggaaagaagaacacTCGCTCTGGAGACCAAGACGACTGGAAGAAGCGACGAGACCAGGACCAGAAGAGCGGGTTCAGAGGCGGTCGTGGCGGTCGTGGCGgtcgtggccgtggccgtggagGACGAGGTCGGGGAGGCCGTGATGGTGGACGTCGCGACCGCGACTCAAATAGACAAGA GAAACCCGTGGATGCTGCCGCAACCAACACTAAGAGACCCCGTGAGGACGACGCTGTTGTAGCACCAGCGGCCAAGAAGGTTGATACCAAAGACGAGTGA
- a CDS encoding uncharacterized protein (EggNog:ENOG41~TransMembrane:1 (o27-48i)) — translation MGGGAKVPYPKHVWSPSGGWYAQPANWRANTLIAGATMFGIVAIVWKFSADRERWAHKPEPWEWHPSRYWSKQLIEWDKEDKSKQSKE, via the exons ATG GGTGGTGGTGCCAAAGTCCC CTACCCCAAGCACGTCTGGTCGCCTTCTGGTGGTTGGTACGCCCAGCCTGCCAACTGGCGCGCCAACACGCTCATTGCCGGAGCCACCATGttcggcatcgtcgccattgTGTGGAAGTTCAGCGCCGACCGGGAAAGATGGGCGCACAAGCCAGAGCCGTGGGAATGGCACCCTAGCCGATA CTGGTCAAAGCAGTTGATTGAGTGGGACAAGGAGGATAAGTCGAAGCAGTCGAAGGAGTAA
- a CDS encoding uncharacterized protein (TransMembrane:1 (i55-75o)): MSISRILASIKGAVSRDTYKYSAIPEQLGRRPSSRRQRSTESTSLAASSQGRERLIKMSLGGMAFFAILLTMVSLGRFSSGSACELVGNCTTDVSHIWGQYSPVFSVPSTIDASVPQGCNVTFAQILSRHGARAPTEKKSDAYKAMIERIQSSVKEYGKGYEFLKDYDYNLGADDLTPFGEQQLVDSGIAFYQRYPDLASESDPFVRTAGSDRVIVSAQRFVEGYFKTQGRDAVSPTKDILVLPEDYGFNNSLNHGACPAFEDGPISEIRDQSQKTWLGIFGPAINRRLNNKLPGANLTLPETIFMMDLCPFNTVATTTTALSDFCRLFSMDEWASYDYFQSLDKWYGYGRGNPLGPSQGVGFGNELIARLTGTLVIDRTTTNSTLDASPKTFPLNMTLYADFSHDNTMSSIFAALGLFNATMELPLKYKVSPRRLHGFSAAWAVPFAARLYVEKMQCGDSSEELVRVILNDRVVPLRTCSSDRLGRCKLRGFVDSLKFIRSGGLWDQCPLDG, encoded by the exons ATGTCGATCTCCAGGATATTGGCCTCTATCAAAGGCGCCGTTTCGCGGGACACGTACAAATACAGTGCTATCCCAGAGCAGTTGGGCCGACGGCCATCGAGTCGACGACAGCGCAGCACCGAATCTACTTCTTTAGCAGCATCGTCACAGGGGCGAGAGAGATTAATCAAGATGTCACTTGGAGGAATGGCCTTTTTCGCGATCTTATTGACCATGGTCTCACTTGG GCGATTCAGCTCAGGCTCAGCTTGCGAGTTGGTTGGAAACTGTACGACAGATGTGTCGCATATTTGGGGCCAGTACTCGCCAGTCTTCTCGGTCCCGTCAACCATCGATGCATCAGTTCCGCAGGGGTGTAATGTGACTTTTGCACAGATTCTATCGCGGCATGGAGCGCGAGCACCAACTGAGAAGAAGTCGGATGCTTACAAAGCCATGATCGAACGCATCCAGAGCTCTGTGAAGGAGTACGGCAAAGGATACGAATTCCTCAAAGACTACGACTACAACCTGGGCGCTGATGATCTCACGCCGTTTGGGGAACAGCAGCTGGTTGACTCGGGAATCGCCTTTTACCAGCGCTATCCAGACTTGGCATCTGAATCTGACCCGTTCGTTAGGACAGCAGGATCTGATCGAGTGATTGTATCGGCCCAGCGGTTCGTTGAGGGATACTTTAAAACCCAGGGTCGCGACGCTGTCAGCCCAACGAAGGACATCCTTGTGCTCCCCGAAGACTATGGATTCAACAACTCCCTAAATCATGGAGCCTGCCCGGCATTTGAAGATGGACCGATATCCGAGATTCGCGATCAAAGCCAGAAAACTTGGCTAGGAATTTTTGGACCTGCGATTAATCGGAGGCTCAACAACAAACTGCCGGGCGCAAACCTGACCCTGCCCGAGACGATCTTTATGATGGACCTGTGCCCCTTTAACACAGTAGCAACCACGACCACTGCGCTATCCGACTTTTGCAGGCTCTTCTCGATGGATGAGTGGGCAAGCTACGACTACTTTCAATCATTGGATAAATGGTACGGCTATGGACGAGGCAATCCATTGGGTCCATCCCAGGGCGTCGGGTTTGGCAACGAACTGATTGCCCGGCTCACTGGCACGCTTGTGATAGACCGCACGACAACAAACTCGACGCTCGACGCTTCTCCCAAAACGTTTCCTCTGAACATGACGCTGTACGCAGACTTTTCTCATGACAACACAATGTCTTCGATATTTGCTGCGCTGGGGCTGTTCAACGCGACAATGGAGCTACCGCTCAAGTACAAAGTATCACCTCGACGCCTCCACGGCTTTTCGGCCGCTTGGGCGGTCCCGTTCGCTGCCCGCTTGTACGTAGAGAAGATGCAGTGCGGCGACTCAAGCGAGGAGCTAGTACGAGTGATTCTCAACGACCGAGTGGTTCCTTTGCGGACGTGCAGTTCTGATAGGCTGGGGCGGTGTAAGCTGAGAGGCTTTGTTGATAGCCTCAAGTTTATAAGGAGCGGGGGGCTGTGGGATCAGTGCCCTCTGGACGGCTGA
- a CDS encoding uncharacterized protein (EggNog:ENOG41~TransMembrane:11 (i21-39o45-64i76-98o110-132i139-159o219-242i254-274o300-318i330-351o357-380i387-414o)), translated as MVAPGLPQISKDLHITEEIESALVLSIFVAAYALGPLMWGPLSELYGRTIILQVSNLWFLLFNLGCGLARTEAQMFVFRFLAGIGGSAPLAIGGGVLGDLFDAEQRGKAMSVYSLMPLLGPALGPIAGGWVTDRTTWRWVFYSTTIACGVIQTAGVFFLQETYAPVLLQRKKAALIKETGNTSLVTEYDRPDRTVLQTLTTALTRPFRLLATQPIVQVMSLYMMFLYGVTYLILSTYASLWASKYHESPGIAGLNYISLGLGFFLGAQICAPLQDRIYAALKRRYVPDGGPGRPEFRVPMLIPGAIFLPIGILIYSWTAEAHTHWIGPNIGAVVFGASIIIGFQCIQGYMVDSYTRYAASAVSAVTVLRSLAGFGFPLFAPAMYNKLGYGVGGTVLAAVAVGIGWPSPIFLWYYGPKLRAMSKFAQ; from the coding sequence ATGGTGGCCCCCGGGCTCCCCCAAATCAGCAAGGACCTGCACATCACCGAGGAAATCGAAAGCGCCCTCgtgctctccatcttcgtcgccgCCTATGCCCTCGGGCCCCTGATGTGGGGGCCGCTCTCGGAGCTGTACGGCCGCACCATCATCCTGCAGGTGTCCAACCTGTGGTTCCTGCTCTTCAACCTGGGCTGCGGCCTCGCCCGCACCGAGGCGCAGATGTTCGTCTTCCGCTTCCTCGCGGGCATCGGCGGCTCGGCGCCCCTGgccattggcggcggcgtgCTGGGCGACCTCTTCGACGCCGAGCAGAGGGGCAAGGCCATGAGCGTCTACtcgctgatgccgctgctggggCCGGCGCTGGGGCCCATTGCCGGCGGCTGGGTGACGGACCGCACGACGTGGCGATGGGTCTTTTACAGCACGACGATTGCCTGCGGCGTGATCCAGACGGCgggcgtcttcttcctgcaGGAGACGTACgcgccggtgctgctgcagcgcaagAAGGCGGCGCTGATCAAGGAGACGGGCAACACGAGCCTCGTGACCGAGTACGATCGCCCGGACCGGACGGTGCTGCAGACGCTGACGACGGCGCTGACTCGGCCGTTCCGCCTGCTGGCCACGCAGCCCATTGTGCAGGTCATGTCGCTGTACATGATGTTCCTCTACGGCGTGACGTACCTGATCCTCTCGACCTATGCCTCGCTCTGGGCCAGCAAGTACCACGAGAGCCCCGGCATCGCAGGCCTCAACTACATCTCgctcggcctcggcttcttcctGGGCGCCCAGATCTGCGCGCCGCTGCAGGACCGCATCTACGCCGCCCTCAAGCGCCGCTACGTGCCCGACGGCGGGCCTGGCCGGCCAGAGTTCCGCGTGCCCATGCTCATCCCCGGCGCCATCTTCCTGCCCATCGGCATCCTCATCTACTCGTGGACCGCCGAGGCGCACACGCACTGGATCGGCCCCAACATTGGCGCCGTCGTCTTTGgcgccagcatcatcatcggcttcCAGTGCATCCAGGGCTACATGGTGGACTCGTACACGCGCTacgccgccagcgccgtcAGCGCCGTGACGGTGCTGCGCAGCCTGGCCGGCTTTGGGTTCCCGCTGTTTGCGCCGGCAATGTACAACAAGCTGGGGTACGGCGTTGGTGGGACGGTGCTTGCGGCGGTTGCTGTTGGGATTGGGTGGCCGAGTCCCATCTTTCTGTGGTATTATGGCCCCAAGTTGAGGGCAATGAGCAAGTTTGCGCagtga